The DNA region CTCTACTTATGTTTAATCGTATCTCTACTTTCCCGTCTATCGAATCAGGTCATATTCCCAGTTCCTGCTGGCGATGCGTGTGAAAATTGTATACATTGTCTCACAGAGATGGGCATAGGAGTCAAAATGAATTCCATCGTTAGGTAACGCATCTACGgcacaaataaagaaaaaaacaaaaataacaatacaCAGTAAAACGGAACAGTGAACTATTATTTTCAGTGTAATACCGACTCAGTGTACCTACAGTAGCGTGGGACCTAACGGATCTACGACGATCAAGGACGAAATAGCTCGCAGGTAATTTCTAATTGGCGAGTCAACGAATTCCTCCGTTATCCTCGTAGCTCGCTTGCGTTTCAGGAAAAAAGAGGCTCAGGATCAGAAGGATGCTTGGACCGATTTCGTGGATTCTATACGTTCCAAGTTGACGGTTAAGCAAGTGGTAGATGGCGTTCGAAGTGGTGgtgatctttctttcgattacgTTCTACTGGTGCTAACGGCCGAGTAAGTAAGAGTACTTCGTATAATCATACGGTACAATGGATTCTTTTTCTGAAATagcaaaaaatacaaaatcttTAGTTGTTTAGCTGCGTTGGGCCTTGTTGAAAACAGTGCGACCAATGTGGTAGCGGCCATGTTGGTATCGCCTTTGATGGTAAGACTCTTCGTTGTTCGACGAACGCACaaagtatatatttcgtttctttcatcctcttgatttatttaaacaaaggGACCCGTTATGTCTTTGACCTTTGGCACGATAATAGCAGACAGAAGTCTTCAGTTGGTTGGATTGAAGAGTCTCTTGTTAGGTATATTCTTGTCTATACTTTTTGGATTTATATTCGGCCTTATTCTTGGAACGACGGAAATGCCTTGGGGTTACAACGATTGGCCGACCGATGAAATGAAAGGCAGGTAAGCcgatcgatgaaacgaaatgaacTTACTCGAGGAAGAAGGCAATTTAGACTACGGAATATCTTTCATAGAGGTAACTACAGATCTCTCTGGATGGGTGTATTGTGGGCACTTCCTTCGGGTACGGGTGTAGCCGTTGCCTTGTTGCAAGGTAGTAACGGGCCTTTGATCGGTGTTGCTATATCCGCTTCGTTGTTACCACCGGTCGTTAATTGCGTAAGTCGACAACGTAACGAAATAGGatataatcgaatcgaatgttAACTTAAGTCACCTTTCGTAGGGCTTGTTTTGGGCTCTTGGATGCATCTGGTTGATATATCAGCCTATCAAAATGCCACACATAAAAGGAGAATCTTATACAGACTTCAATAGCTCTTACGTATACGTTTATACCGATTATCTGCCCGTGGAGTTCTTCTGCAATGGGATTATCAGTGCATGCTTGACCTTTATTAATGTAATGTGTATCTTCATCACGGCGATAATAGTTCTCAAGGTAATCTATTCAAAAGGCTCATCTTCGCATTGTTCTACACCGTCATTTCTCCTATAATTTCTcctataaaaatgttattctaGATCAAGGAAGTAGCAGCGCCATATACTTCTACACCGGAATTAAGACGATTCTGGGAACACGATATAC from Vespula pensylvanica isolate Volc-1 chromosome 12, ASM1446617v1, whole genome shotgun sequence includes:
- the LOC122633546 gene encoding uncharacterized protein LOC122633546; translation: MPGGVVFLVCIPTLNYEHELVFGIPVKRPKKPEELIPAVVGPKVDLRLKEVKTKAQLLTLDDDLENEVALVGDDDTDLDVSSRKYSRARAALRSKTPIFVSMETVLTELLKKLKVEHVVWCKDKENMYYEVIFPVPAGDACENCIHCLTEMGIGVKMNSIVSVIPTQCTYSSVGPNGSTTIKDEIARRKKEAQDQKDAWTDFVDSIRSKLTVKQVVDGVRSGGDLSFDYVLLVLTADCLAALGLVENSATNVVAAMLVSPLMGPVMSLTFGTIIADRSLQLVGLKSLLLGIFLSILFGFIFGLILGTTEMPWGYNDWPTDEMKGRGNYRSLWMGVLWALPSGTGVAVALLQGSNGPLIGVAISASLLPPVVNCGLFWALGCIWLIYQPIKMPHIKGESYTDFNSSYVYVYTDYLPVEFFCNGIISACLTFINVMCIFITAIIVLKIKEVAAPYTSTPELRRFWEHDIRLVRDKNISRDNSSLDSSYYDGLSKTKQKVLERTLNEAVREAIDDETFRQVQRMSYGHGAEEITPKLGLPTHVSTNDDDERSSDEMMARSTSADHPNGLPDGLPDSTSTNEDLEALDRLITYLLGQPSGTANNNLDTWRRSCRASARGYRQLHGTGAAAEAGTVGTTPL